A section of the Drosophila sechellia strain sech25 chromosome 3L, ASM438219v1, whole genome shotgun sequence genome encodes:
- the LOC6610846 gene encoding uncharacterized protein LOC6610846 gives MQEDERQKVIDRNLPHLVCVLLGTPIDDKKNGNGQVLVDPAIFHKCLTYARCHIADPNVVDCDPDEVWDTLNHFLMRFCIENLSEFGDTFNQLANVVLNHPICMNHKQRNIHWRLLDFVLSVNYKAFVSIRRNLPEMEQKRRNILEALKMTTESSQVDPKVTNNTKSIAYSESVRVTHKKRQKPKSPRKKLTPDQIQRLCDEIRDLTSAKHSSSETLRPEIPMEPSKPQIPMEPSKPRIPMEPSKPQIPMEPSKPQIPMEPSKPQIPMEPSKPQIPMEPSKPQIPMVPSKPLDTSDYNYSMELGKVAVKENFNIKGAKMELELNVIQNKPSAKKPALVDFFKNGNDMLYRIQTNWWQVDISVYNQPQILASNFCQGYADILIFQLCESQASIRKISEEHQLLRELIILFFASANCRSFKILNDNWKFRADAPLTCALKQLKEGRHLGEIISSLKQMRHLRELIETYAVKGIRYDRLKTLTCFSVAVRQLLRPVIEFLVHFERRLTRGLETATLQHFIETSRGHLEKIKLLYELSQNKNQKLHSMKSFRTLDTLFTRSSQKTQPKLLRSLSASLLLHTLRAYCKFLDSWWSTGDFADCHKEFPFEKIVTDEQTEYVLRKLLMQTEHENCELFRIIQRHVLESSDAVAILYDSRKISDFNTLHGIEPGIPLHNSLIVAVIREIAPYQIHSIEASHYVPDILQQLQSSDHDAIRRLFYSFHMETRPDPRKPAGHSINELLRNFLTCADYTPITEIISQELQRLLNRRTRLVNSYISGLLQEFQGYKVVRHLRSVFLLWSYDHFQSEFELFFEFLRRNQLVEATDKLKHIVVFQDYTLGHMFQVRLTEAHPEFIFLRVRNDSLLNRIISQKQIETMNSCFRLLLNLNFLHYRITHLPPFQYCKYERLFKALRSIQTSLISALEEQLSHPCKLFRKMQDLDSYNSELDEFTSLTQLRRNQELFGLHIQKYLLEEQFACSLPEILTLSRVFCLRWETARALIDEYRNQKATSTFGRKYKLLRLNYLVETVKKCKAIGCLLGHI, from the coding sequence ATGCAAGAGGACGAGAGACAAAAAGTCATAGACCGCAATTTGCCGCATTTGGTATGTGTGCTGCTAGGGACTCCCATCGATGacaaaaaaaatggcaatggCCAAGTTTTGGTGGACCCAGCCATCTTCCATAAATGCCTAACTTATGCCAGGTGCCACATAGCGGATCCTAATGTTGTGGACTGCGATCCGGATGAGGTGTGGGATACTTTGAACCACTTTCTGATGCGCTTTTGCATCGAAAATCTATCTGAGTTCGGGGATACATTTAATCAGCTGGCCAATGTGGTACTGAATCATCCAATCTGTATGAACCACAAGCAGCGAAACATCCACTGGCGACTTCTAGACTTCGTGCTCTCTGTGAACTACAAGGCCTTTGTTTCAATCCGTCGCAACTTACCGGAGATGGAGCAGAAGCGAAGGAACATCCTGGAGGCTCTAAAAATGACCACCGAAAGTTCGCAGGTCGATCCCAAAGTTACAAATAATACTAAATCTATAGCTTATTCTGAATCAGTTCGGGTTACCCACAAgaaaaggcaaaagccaaagaGTCCCAGAAAAAAACTTACTCCAGATCAGATCCAGCGCCTCTGTGATGAAATAAGAGATCTAACTTCCGCGAAACATAGTTCCTCGGAAACTTTACGACCAGAGATACCAATGGAACCATCTAAGCCACAGATACCAATGGAACCATCTAAGCCACGGATACCAATGGAACCATCTAAGCCACAGATACCAATGGAACCATCTAAGCCACAGATACCAATGGAACCATCTAAGCCACAGATACCAATGGAACCATCTAAGCCACAGATACCAATGGAACCATCTAAGCCACAGATACCAATGGTACCATCTAAGCCACTGGACACCTCGGACTACAACTACTCTATGGAACTAGGCAAAGTGGCAGTAAAAGAAAATTTTAACATTAAAGGGGCCAAGATGGAGCTGGAACTGAATGTTATTCAGAACAAGCCCTCCGCAAAGAAACCCGCATTAGTAGACTTTTTTAAAAACGGAAATGACATGCTATACCGGATTCAGACGAACTGGTGGCAGGTGGATATCAGTGTGTACAATCAGCCCCAAATTTTAGCCAGCAATTTCTGCCAAGGATATGCAGACATTTTGATATTTCAGCTTTGTGAAAGCCAAGCCTCGATACGAAAGATAAGTGAGGAGCACCAGCTTTTAAGAGAACtaattatacttttctttGCATCCGCAAATTGTAGAAGCTTCAAAATATTGAATGACAATTGGAAATTTAGGGCTGATGCGCCTCTCACCTGTGCGcttaaacaattaaaagaaGGTCGTCACCTGGGCGAGATTATAAGCTCTCTGAAACAAATGCGCCATCTAAGGGAATTGATTGAAACGTATGCGGTGAAGGGAATAAGGTACGATCGcttgaagacccttacttgTTTCAGTGTAGCAGTGCGACAACTTCTTCGACCTGTAATCGAGTTCCTGGTTCATTTCGAGAGGCGTTTAACAAGGGGTCTTGAAACTGCCACCCTGCAGCACTTTATAGAGACATCAAGAGGTCATTTAGAAAAGATCAAGTTGCTGTATGAGCTTTCCcagaataaaaaccaaaaactacATTCTATGAAAAGCTTTAGAACTTTGGATACCCTTTTTACCAGGAGTTCCCAGAAAACTCAACCCAAATTGCTGCGATCCTTGAGCGCATCCTTACTTCTGCACACCTTGCGGGCCTATTGTAAGTTTCTGGATAGCTGGTGGTCTACGGGAGACTTTGCAGACTGTCACAAAGAGTTTCCTTTCGAAAAGATTGTGACCGATGAACAAACAGAGTACGTcttaagaaaattattgatgcAAACGGAACATGAAAACTGTGAATTGTTTCGTATTATTCAGCGGCATGTCCTTGAATCCAGTGATGCAGTTGCCATTCTCTACGATTCCCGAAAAATAAGTGACTTCAACACTCTGCATGGCATAGAGCCAGGGATACCTCTACACAATTCATTAATAGTCGCGGTCATAAGGGAAATAGCGCCTTATCAGATTCACTCAATAGAGGCCAGTCACTATGTTCCAGACAtcctgcagcagctgcagtcTTCTGATCACGATGCAATACGTCGCTTGTTTTACTCCTTTCACATGGAAACTCGACCAGATCCGAGAAAGCCAGCGGGTCATTCGATCAACGAGTTGCTGAGGAACTTCCTCACCTGTGCTGACTACACTCCCATTACTGAAATCATTAGCCAGGAGCTTCAAAGGTTACTGAATCGAAGGACTAGATTGGTTAACTCCTATATCTCTGGCCTGTTGCAGGAGTTTCAAGGATACAAAGTAGTAAGACACTTAAGATCAGTTTTTCTACTCTGGAGCTATGACCACTTTCAAAGTGAGTTTGAGTTGTTCTTCGAGTTTCTCAGAAGGAATCAACTGGTAGAGGCCACTGACAAATTGAAGCACATCGTGGTATTCCAAGATTACACCCTGGGTCATATGTTTCAGGTTCGCTTGACGGAAGCCCATCCTGAATTTATCTTCCTCAGGGTCAGGAATGATTCCCTATTGAACCGTATTATCAGCCAGAAGCAAATAGAGACGATGAATTCCTGCTTCCGTCTTCTTTTAAATCTAAACTTCTTGCACTATCGGATAACTCATTTGCCGCCCTTCCAATACTGCAAGTATGAGCGATTGTTCAAAGCGCTGAGATCCATCCAGACTTCCCTCATCTCCGCCCTCGAGGAGCAGCTATCGCATCCGTGTAAACTCTTTCGGAAAATGCAGGATCTTGATTCATATAACTCTGAATTGGATGAATTCACTTCCTTGACTCAACTTAGACGGAATCAGGAATTATTTGGGTTGCACATTCAAAAGTATTTGCTGGAGGAGCAATTCGCTTGCAGCCTGCCCGAGATCCTTACACTGAGCAGAGTGTTTTGCCTTCGATGGGAAACAGCCAGAGCTCTTATAGACGAATATCGCAACCAGAAGGCCACTAGCACATTTGGGCGAAAGTACAAATTGTTGCGTTTAAACTACCTGGTGGAAACAGTGAAGAAATGCAAGGCGATTGGCTGTTTGCTCggtcatatttaa